One window of Chryseobacterium indologenes genomic DNA carries:
- a CDS encoding response regulator transcription factor, producing the protein MEKSKILYAEDDQTIAFLVEDSLESYYDISCYSDGESALEAFNSQNFDICLLDIMMPGMNGFEVAEHIRSKNSEIPIIFISAKALKEDRIKGLKIGADDYLVKPFSIEELMLKIEVFLKRTKKTDTFPQKYKVGKYDFDPKNYTLQGKENNITLTQRESDLLFYFICHKNLVVKRQDILKAIWGDDDYFMGRSLDVFISRLRKVLAEERNVLIENLHGIGFRFSEKE; encoded by the coding sequence ATGGAGAAATCTAAAATTTTATATGCCGAAGATGACCAGACGATCGCTTTCCTTGTAGAGGACAGTCTGGAAAGTTATTATGATATCAGCTGTTATTCAGATGGTGAATCTGCATTGGAAGCATTTAACAGTCAAAATTTTGATATCTGCCTTCTGGATATTATGATGCCCGGCATGAACGGATTTGAAGTAGCCGAACATATCCGCAGTAAAAATTCAGAGATTCCTATTATTTTCATTTCTGCAAAAGCTTTAAAAGAAGACAGAATTAAAGGGCTTAAAATAGGTGCCGATGATTATCTTGTAAAACCATTCAGCATCGAAGAACTGATGCTGAAAATTGAAGTATTCCTGAAACGTACTAAAAAAACAGACACATTTCCTCAAAAATATAAGGTTGGGAAGTATGATTTTGATCCTAAAAACTATACGCTGCAAGGGAAAGAAAACAACATAACTCTTACCCAGAGAGAATCTGATCTGCTTTTCTATTTTATCTGTCATAAGAACCTGGTTGTAAAAAGACAGGACATTTTGAAGGCAATCTGGGGCGATGATGACTACTTTATGGGACGAAGTCTTGACGTATTTATTTCCCGATTGCGAAAGGTACTTGCCGAAGAACGGAATGTTTTAATAGAAAACCTGCACGGAATAGGTTTTCGCTTTTCTGAAAAAGAATAA
- a CDS encoding sensor histidine kinase: MKIKKLNIIITLGFIAIIGILIAQLMWTRQAYNLEDKKFNQKVNIALMEVAEKLSGGKTSYTENPVQNIANDYYVVNINNEFHPVVLEYYLKTEFTRFQINTDYVYALYNCHSDKMVYGKYMTSHQESPSNKVINFPKHKNLIYYFSIRFPDKTTYLISSLRFWYLLTFALIIILLVYVYSIYTIIQQKKFSELQRDFINNMTHEFKTPLSSILLASEALNKQDLVQDNTKLQTYTSIIINQSHKLNNHIEKILNIAKNDAAGLSLKPQKILLLPFIQEIADSIEHKNKDLSIEIHIENSTSVMADEFHFTNIIYNLLDNSIKYCETKPVIKISADKDSKGLYLKFKDNGMGIPAKNIPHIFEKFYRVHTKRSEEVNGFGLGLFYVKKVVQQHHWKISVENNEDKGITTTLFFPFSNNHV; encoded by the coding sequence ATGAAAATAAAAAAACTCAATATTATAATAACACTGGGATTCATAGCTATAATCGGAATTTTAATAGCTCAGCTGATGTGGACCCGGCAGGCTTATAATCTTGAAGATAAAAAATTTAATCAGAAGGTCAATATTGCCTTAATGGAAGTTGCGGAAAAGCTCTCCGGAGGAAAAACATCCTATACTGAAAATCCTGTACAAAATATTGCCAATGATTATTACGTGGTTAATATTAATAATGAGTTTCATCCTGTAGTTCTGGAATACTATTTGAAAACAGAATTTACCCGCTTCCAGATCAATACAGATTATGTATATGCATTATATAATTGCCACAGTGATAAAATGGTCTACGGAAAGTACATGACTTCGCACCAGGAAAGTCCCAGCAATAAAGTGATCAATTTCCCGAAGCACAAAAATCTGATCTATTATTTTTCTATCCGTTTTCCGGATAAAACAACTTATCTGATCAGCTCATTGAGGTTCTGGTATCTTCTTACATTTGCCCTTATCATTATTCTTCTGGTGTATGTGTATTCTATTTACACCATTATTCAGCAAAAGAAATTTTCGGAATTGCAGCGTGATTTTATCAATAATATGACGCACGAGTTTAAAACGCCTTTATCTTCTATACTTTTGGCCTCAGAAGCTCTTAATAAACAAGATCTGGTACAGGATAATACCAAACTGCAGACGTATACTTCTATTATCATCAATCAAAGTCATAAGCTCAACAATCACATTGAGAAAATACTGAATATTGCTAAAAATGATGCTGCAGGATTGTCATTAAAGCCTCAGAAAATACTGTTACTTCCTTTTATTCAAGAAATTGCAGACAGCATAGAGCACAAAAACAAAGACCTCAGCATAGAGATTCATATTGAAAACAGTACTTCAGTGATGGCTGATGAATTTCACTTTACGAATATCATTTACAACCTGTTGGATAATTCCATTAAATATTGTGAAACAAAACCTGTGATTAAAATTTCAGCTGATAAAGATTCAAAAGGCTTATATTTAAAGTTTAAAGACAACGGAATGGGAATTCCCGCTAAAAATATTCCTCATATTTTTGAAAAATTTTACAGGGTACATACCAAAAGAAGTGAAGAAGTGAATGGTTTTGGGCTGGGATTATTTTATGTAAAAAAAGTAGTTCAGCAGCATCACTGGAAAATTTCTGTGGAGAATAATGAAGATAAAGGAATTACGACTACTTTATTTTTCCCGTTTTCAAATAATCATGTGTAA
- a CDS encoding DUF1573 domain-containing protein has product MKKLKITALLAVLAFSPFYANVLTADAPSIVKMVADAIKWKSESIDVGNIPQGKPKLIRFEFTNTSSKPIIIQNVAPSCGCTTADYTKTPIQPGKKGFVEASYNAAATGPFMKTVNVTTSDSKTPKTLSFKGVVAS; this is encoded by the coding sequence ATGAAAAAATTAAAAATTACCGCTCTTTTAGCTGTTTTGGCTTTCTCTCCTTTCTATGCGAATGTTCTTACTGCAGATGCTCCATCCATTGTGAAAATGGTTGCAGATGCTATTAAATGGAAATCAGAATCTATAGATGTAGGAAATATTCCTCAGGGAAAACCAAAATTGATCAGATTTGAATTTACGAATACAAGTTCAAAACCAATCATTATTCAGAATGTAGCACCTTCTTGCGGATGTACTACAGCTGATTATACAAAAACGCCTATCCAGCCAGGAAAAAAAGGATTTGTAGAAGCTAGCTACAATGCAGCAGCAACAGGTCCGTTCATGAAGACTGTAAACGTTACTACAAGTGATAGTAAAACTCCTAAAACACTTTCATTCAAAGGAGTAGTGGCTTCTTAA
- a CDS encoding SDR family oxidoreductase → MSLYTQPMLREGALKDKVAIVTGGGSGLGKAMTKYFLELGAKVVITSRNLEKLQTTAKELEDETGGKVLCVACDVRNWDEVEAMKEATLKEFGKIDILLNNAAGNFISPTEKLTHSAFDSILDIVLKGTKNCTLSVGKHWIDSKTPGTVLNIVTTYAWTGSAYVVPSACAKAGVLAMTRSLAVEWAKYGIRFNAIAPGPFPTKGAWDRLLPGDLQEKFDMKKKVPLRRVGEHQELANLAAYLVSDYSAYMNGEVVTIDGGEWLQGAGEFNMLEAIPGEMWDALEAMIKAKKSN, encoded by the coding sequence ATGAGTCTATATACACAACCAATGCTGCGCGAAGGTGCACTAAAAGATAAAGTAGCAATTGTAACAGGAGGCGGAAGCGGGCTTGGAAAAGCGATGACGAAATATTTTCTTGAACTGGGCGCTAAAGTGGTGATTACTTCCAGAAATCTGGAGAAGCTGCAGACCACAGCGAAGGAACTGGAAGATGAAACAGGTGGTAAAGTACTTTGTGTAGCTTGTGATGTAAGAAACTGGGATGAGGTGGAAGCCATGAAAGAAGCTACCCTGAAAGAATTCGGAAAGATTGATATTTTATTGAATAATGCTGCCGGTAACTTTATTTCTCCAACAGAGAAACTGACTCATTCCGCTTTTGATTCTATTCTGGATATCGTTTTGAAAGGAACAAAAAACTGTACACTTTCTGTTGGAAAGCACTGGATAGATTCTAAAACTCCGGGAACTGTATTAAATATTGTAACAACATACGCATGGACAGGTTCTGCTTATGTAGTACCATCAGCCTGTGCAAAAGCGGGAGTTCTGGCAATGACCCGATCACTGGCTGTAGAATGGGCAAAATATGGAATCCGTTTCAATGCGATTGCTCCGGGACCTTTCCCTACAAAAGGAGCCTGGGACAGACTTCTTCCGGGCGATCTTCAGGAAAAATTTGATATGAAGAAAAAAGTTCCGTTGAGAAGAGTAGGAGAACATCAGGAGCTTGCCAATCTTGCGGCTTATCTGGTTTCTGATTATTCAGCTTATATGAATGGTGAAGTTGTAACCATTGATGGCGGAGAATGGCTTCAGGGAGCAGGAGAATTTAATATGCTTGAAGCAATTCCTGGTGAAATGTGGGATGCTTTGGAAGCCATGATTAAAGCAAAAAAATCAAATTAA
- a CDS encoding M1 family metallopeptidase — protein MNFKLPTLVSTVAVLLFSGVVYAQENPKYDYVEAFKPFFYPQTGTATRSASGQPGHAYWQNSADYHLNVSLNEDKKEITGTAEITYTNNSPDKLGFLWLQLDQNLFAKDSRGNGVVPLSGSRNGAHGEEFNGGYKIKSVKLDGKREVKYTITDTRMQIDLPQELKANGGVAKIEIEYSFVSPDYGSDRMGIQDTKNGKIFTMAQWYPRMCVYDDVLGWNTLPYLGASEFYLEYGDITANITVPANHYVVASGELLNEKEVYSKEEINRWNQARNSDKTVMIRPESEIGKNKTSGTKTWKFKIKQTRDFAWASSAGFILDAAKIDLPSGKKSLAISAYPVESAGEKAWGRSTEYTKAVIEHYSKKWYEYTYPAATNVAGNEGGMEYPGIVFCHMDSKGEDLWGVTDHEFGHNWFPMIVGSNERLFAWMDEGFNTFINGLSTEAFNKGEYYRKPNLARSGTYLLTDSLEPVMVGPDNMKERSIGALAYYKPGTGLDVLRETILGPEKFDKAFRTYIDRWAFKHPTPWDFFHTMENVSGEELNWFWRGWFFNKWKIDQAVKNVKYINGDFKNGVQITVENLGQLPMPTIVQLKFKDGTAQTVKIPVEVWKRNTEWTFKVDSNKEIDEVKLDPNSVVPDINLENNSKKPE, from the coding sequence ATGAATTTTAAACTTCCAACCCTTGTTTCCACCGTTGCAGTACTCCTGTTTTCAGGAGTTGTATACGCACAGGAAAACCCGAAATATGATTATGTTGAAGCATTCAAGCCGTTTTTCTATCCGCAGACAGGTACAGCAACACGATCTGCAAGCGGACAACCGGGACATGCTTATTGGCAGAATTCAGCAGATTATCATTTGAATGTCAGCCTGAATGAAGATAAAAAAGAGATTACAGGTACAGCAGAAATTACCTATACCAATAACAGTCCGGATAAACTAGGTTTTCTTTGGCTGCAGCTGGATCAGAACCTCTTTGCAAAAGATTCCAGAGGAAATGGAGTAGTTCCGCTTTCGGGAAGCAGAAACGGAGCTCATGGCGAAGAGTTTAATGGCGGATATAAGATTAAATCAGTAAAGCTTGACGGGAAAAGAGAGGTGAAATATACCATTACCGATACAAGAATGCAGATTGATCTTCCACAGGAACTGAAAGCCAATGGAGGGGTTGCCAAAATAGAAATTGAATATTCTTTTGTTTCTCCTGACTACGGTTCAGACAGAATGGGAATTCAGGATACTAAAAACGGGAAAATATTTACCATGGCACAATGGTATCCAAGAATGTGTGTGTATGACGATGTTTTGGGATGGAATACACTTCCATATCTTGGCGCTTCAGAGTTTTATTTGGAATATGGGGATATTACAGCCAATATTACTGTTCCGGCTAATCATTACGTCGTAGCATCCGGGGAACTTCTGAATGAAAAAGAAGTCTACAGCAAAGAAGAGATCAACAGATGGAACCAGGCAAGAAACAGTGATAAAACAGTGATGATCCGCCCTGAGTCTGAAATAGGTAAAAATAAAACTTCCGGTACGAAAACCTGGAAATTCAAAATTAAACAGACAAGAGATTTTGCATGGGCATCATCTGCCGGATTTATTTTAGATGCTGCAAAAATTGACCTGCCTAGTGGAAAGAAATCTTTAGCGATTTCAGCTTATCCGGTAGAAAGTGCAGGTGAAAAAGCCTGGGGACGATCTACTGAATATACAAAAGCAGTCATAGAACATTATTCAAAAAAATGGTATGAATACACGTATCCGGCAGCAACCAATGTAGCAGGAAATGAAGGCGGAATGGAATACCCGGGAATTGTATTCTGTCATATGGATTCCAAAGGAGAAGATCTTTGGGGTGTTACAGATCATGAATTCGGACACAACTGGTTCCCTATGATCGTTGGATCTAATGAAAGACTGTTCGCATGGATGGATGAAGGATTCAATACATTTATTAACGGACTTTCCACCGAAGCTTTCAATAAAGGAGAATATTATCGTAAACCGAATCTGGCAAGATCAGGAACTTATCTGCTGACCGACAGCCTGGAGCCTGTAATGGTAGGACCGGATAATATGAAAGAAAGAAGCATCGGAGCGTTGGCTTACTATAAACCGGGAACAGGATTGGATGTTTTAAGAGAAACGATCCTCGGACCTGAAAAATTTGATAAAGCATTTAGAACCTATATAGACCGTTGGGCATTCAAGCATCCTACGCCTTGGGATTTCTTCCATACGATGGAAAACGTTTCCGGAGAAGAGCTGAACTGGTTCTGGAGAGGATGGTTCTTTAATAAATGGAAAATTGATCAGGCCGTAAAAAATGTAAAATATATTAACGGAGATTTTAAAAACGGAGTTCAGATCACTGTTGAAAATCTTGGTCAGCTGCCAATGCCTACCATCGTACAGTTGAAATTCAAAGACGGAACGGCACAAACAGTGAAAATTCCTGTTGAAGTTTGGAAAAGAAATACAGAATGGACATTCAAGGTAGATTCTAACAAGGAAATTGATGAGGTGAAGCTGGATCCGAATTCAGTAGTGCCTGATATCAACCTGGAAAACAATAGCAAAAAACCAGAATAG
- a CDS encoding DUF2589 domain-containing protein, whose translation METLKSVLEASHAKKTKNELIDLLSGVEKVLTPAVYEKVSGIETSELGALTNKELLGIVEDFKKNYDAKWEKSFSGASSEIMKLIAGKIAADEEIFRTSDAASADFAAELGSIDFATIIGGPLDACVKAQSNASIATVNFINEVGFELTDPANAASPKKLRMAEFKYKKNIPNPDFKEDEPVSDTNPKTVPNDVEISVPFIALLNVPSFRIETCEVDFNVKLNSTYTKDVSDEFGINAGVSGGWGPVKFKVDVSYKRTSSTGIKVEKEYSLGVKVRATNDEMPAGLEKVLGLLSQ comes from the coding sequence ATGGAAACATTAAAATCGGTGCTTGAAGCAAGCCACGCAAAAAAAACAAAAAATGAGTTAATCGACCTTTTATCAGGAGTTGAAAAAGTACTTACTCCTGCAGTCTATGAAAAAGTATCAGGAATTGAGACTTCAGAACTGGGTGCATTGACGAACAAAGAATTATTAGGTATTGTAGAAGACTTCAAAAAGAATTATGATGCAAAGTGGGAAAAATCTTTTTCCGGAGCTTCTTCCGAAATCATGAAACTGATTGCCGGTAAAATCGCTGCCGATGAAGAGATCTTCAGAACTTCAGACGCTGCCAGTGCAGATTTTGCTGCTGAATTGGGAAGTATAGACTTTGCGACTATTATTGGCGGACCTTTGGATGCCTGTGTAAAAGCACAGTCTAATGCCTCTATTGCCACCGTTAATTTCATCAATGAAGTTGGTTTTGAACTTACAGACCCTGCCAATGCTGCCAGTCCTAAAAAACTGAGAATGGCAGAATTCAAATACAAAAAAAATATTCCGAATCCGGATTTTAAAGAAGATGAGCCAGTAAGTGATACCAATCCTAAAACGGTTCCCAATGATGTAGAAATTTCAGTGCCTTTTATTGCGCTGCTGAATGTCCCAAGTTTCAGGATTGAAACCTGTGAAGTAGATTTTAACGTTAAACTTAATTCAACTTACACAAAAGACGTAAGTGACGAATTCGGTATCAATGCAGGAGTTTCCGGAGGATGGGGACCTGTAAAATTCAAAGTGGATGTATCGTATAAAAGAACTTCCAGCACAGGAATCAAAGTGGAAAAAGAATATTCTTTGGGCGTAAAAGTACGTGCAACCAATGACGAAATGCCTGCAGGACTTGAAAAGGTACTTGGACTTCTTTCACAATAA
- a CDS encoding S8 family peptidase, with protein sequence METGRYIVLLKDQQKTALKKIEKELEVSITSSELLSKENRSYEIIDQDNGVLYKNLGILVVDNMDEDQLKSAVKNESNSIVYYEKEREFFPADELQLINELKKQSAGLSEKISELEKYITSKPLPQKSFVEMEWGLQAIGLGNTHYTGKGIDVCILDTGLETSHPDFSSEEIEGKSFIDGEDWNRDPNGHGTHCAGVAAGNTRSDNGRRYGIARDCNLKIAKVLADNGRGTTSCVIDAIDWAITKKFRILSLSLASPVKLDDQPSVLFETIGERALENNCLIIAAAGNDSNRPQIPQPVSMPGNSKSIMAVGAIDGQMKIARFSNAGINPSTGGNINICAPGVDIISAYPKNAKNKKNFYYTMSGTSMAVPHVSGLAALYMEQFPDKSAKEIWELIENKARPIEGIKYRDIGNGLIQVYL encoded by the coding sequence ATGGAAACCGGAAGATATATCGTTTTGCTGAAAGATCAGCAGAAGACTGCACTCAAGAAAATAGAGAAAGAGCTGGAGGTGAGCATTACTTCTTCAGAACTTCTTTCCAAAGAAAACCGTTCCTATGAAATTATTGATCAGGATAACGGAGTGCTTTACAAAAACCTGGGCATTCTTGTCGTGGACAATATGGATGAAGATCAGTTGAAAAGTGCTGTGAAAAATGAATCGAATTCTATCGTTTATTATGAAAAAGAAAGGGAATTTTTTCCAGCGGATGAACTGCAGTTGATTAATGAGCTTAAAAAACAATCTGCCGGGCTGTCAGAAAAGATTTCAGAGCTTGAAAAATACATAACCAGCAAACCTTTGCCTCAAAAATCATTCGTTGAAATGGAATGGGGATTACAGGCGATTGGGCTGGGAAATACTCACTATACAGGAAAAGGTATTGATGTCTGCATTCTGGATACAGGACTTGAAACTTCCCATCCCGATTTTTCTTCTGAAGAAATTGAAGGGAAATCTTTCATCGATGGTGAAGACTGGAACAGAGATCCCAACGGGCATGGTACACACTGCGCAGGAGTTGCTGCAGGAAATACGAGATCTGATAACGGAAGACGTTACGGAATTGCCAGAGACTGCAATCTGAAAATTGCAAAAGTGCTCGCTGATAACGGAAGAGGTACCACCAGCTGTGTCATTGATGCAATAGACTGGGCGATTACTAAGAAATTCAGAATACTGTCTCTTTCGCTGGCATCTCCGGTGAAGCTTGATGATCAGCCTTCCGTACTCTTTGAAACTATTGGAGAAAGAGCATTGGAAAATAACTGTCTTATTATAGCAGCTGCTGGAAATGACAGCAACAGACCGCAGATTCCACAACCTGTCTCAATGCCGGGCAATTCAAAATCTATTATGGCGGTAGGAGCTATTGACGGCCAGATGAAGATTGCCAGGTTTTCAAATGCTGGAATAAATCCGTCTACAGGAGGAAATATTAATATCTGTGCGCCCGGAGTAGATATTATCAGTGCCTATCCTAAAAACGCAAAGAACAAAAAGAACTTTTACTATACAATGAGCGGTACCAGTATGGCCGTACCACATGTTTCCGGACTTGCAGCTTTATATATGGAACAGTTTCCTGATAAATCAGCAAAAGAAATCTGGGAACTTATTGAAAATAAGGCAAGGCCTATTGAAGGCATAAAATACAGAGATATTGGAAACGGTTTAATACAGGTATACTTATGA
- a CDS encoding endonuclease/exonuclease/phosphatase family protein — protein sequence MNLRFSMVFLMFFVLGFSQDLTVMSFNIRLNVESDKDNAWPKRKQDVADLLTYYHPDYFGVQEALPEQMKDIKTGLKNYDYIGVGRDDGKEKGEFSAIFYDTNKLEVVKSGTFWLSETPEKPSKGWDAALNRICTYAVFKDKKSKKEFLAMNLHFDHVGNVARVKSSEMILKKIKELNPKNLPVALSGDFNLTDDSEPIKILSQNMKDTFYHSETKHYGPVGTFTGFNVNEVPKDRIDYIFTQGFKIRSHRHINDRRENLLYPSDHFPVIVNLSL from the coding sequence ATGAATTTAAGATTTTCAATGGTGTTCCTGATGTTTTTTGTATTAGGATTTTCACAGGACCTTACCGTAATGAGTTTCAATATCAGACTGAATGTTGAATCCGATAAAGACAATGCATGGCCGAAGAGAAAACAGGACGTTGCAGATTTATTAACCTATTATCATCCTGATTATTTCGGAGTACAGGAAGCGCTTCCGGAACAGATGAAAGATATTAAAACAGGATTAAAAAACTATGATTACATAGGAGTAGGAAGAGACGATGGTAAAGAAAAAGGAGAATTTTCAGCTATTTTTTATGATACCAACAAGCTGGAAGTAGTAAAATCAGGAACGTTCTGGTTATCTGAAACTCCGGAAAAACCTTCAAAGGGCTGGGATGCTGCACTGAACAGAATCTGTACTTATGCGGTATTTAAAGATAAAAAATCGAAGAAGGAATTCCTGGCAATGAATCTTCATTTTGATCATGTAGGAAATGTGGCAAGAGTAAAATCTTCTGAAATGATTCTGAAAAAGATCAAAGAACTGAATCCAAAGAACCTTCCGGTAGCACTGAGCGGAGATTTTAACCTGACAGATGATTCTGAACCGATTAAAATTCTTTCCCAGAATATGAAAGACACTTTTTATCATTCCGAAACGAAGCATTACGGGCCGGTAGGAACTTTCACAGGCTTCAATGTCAATGAAGTTCCGAAAGACAGAATTGATTATATTTTTACACAAGGCTTTAAAATACGATCTCACAGACATATCAATGACAGAAGAGAAAATCTGTTGTATCCATCGGACCATTTTCCGGTGATCGTCAATTTGTCTCTATAA
- a CDS encoding response regulator transcription factor encodes MKTKILLAEDDPDFGMILKQYLELEDFEVSWFQNPKDIVPLLQSGFPFQMGILDVMMPNLDGFSLAQMILKEKSNFPLLFLTAKNQKIDRLTGLKIGADDYIAKPCDPEELVLRIKNILKRTLPAATESQIKIGEFSLDTTKLLLSHPNGNNRLTVREQELLLYLLKHNRTIITRDNILDNLWETNDYFTGRSLDVFISRLRKYFNSDPQIKIQSLRGIGFEVDFPTN; translated from the coding sequence ATGAAAACTAAAATCCTTCTGGCAGAAGATGATCCTGATTTCGGAATGATTCTGAAACAGTATCTTGAATTGGAAGATTTTGAAGTCAGCTGGTTTCAGAATCCGAAAGATATTGTTCCGTTACTTCAATCTGGTTTTCCTTTTCAAATGGGCATTCTTGATGTGATGATGCCCAATCTCGACGGTTTTTCTCTGGCTCAAATGATTTTAAAGGAAAAAAGTAATTTCCCACTACTGTTTTTAACGGCTAAAAATCAAAAAATAGACCGACTGACCGGGTTGAAAATAGGCGCTGACGATTATATTGCCAAACCCTGCGACCCTGAAGAACTCGTGTTACGCATTAAAAACATTCTAAAAAGAACACTTCCAGCCGCTACGGAAAGCCAGATAAAAATCGGGGAATTTTCACTGGACACCACCAAACTTCTATTGTCGCATCCCAACGGAAACAACCGGCTGACCGTACGGGAACAGGAGCTTTTATTATATCTTCTGAAGCATAATCGGACGATCATTACCAGAGATAATATTCTGGATAATCTTTGGGAAACGAATGATTACTTTACCGGAAGAAGTCTTGATGTATTCATCAGCAGACTCCGCAAGTATTTCAACAGCGATCCCCAAATAAAAATCCAATCCCTGAGAGGAATTGGATTTGAAGTCGATTTTCCAACCAACTGA
- a CDS encoding sensor histidine kinase: MIAKSKILISVFAALFLLLLGIQVYFMYKTYQVKERDIYRSVNDGLTHFTDSLEDIQEVKERNDDSLQEIIIRYHNKEINKRNFLNYFIENRKSARERLIHYIDSRYQKDGYEISARIRYLSIVHLPDSAKVITEPIVIFETQDKLKNPRIASNGSWETSTTKRDDTDNGKVEKKNSFLVKSRTDFEIKNIKSIVFKELTLLIICCIILLAGVLLLYIFTIRNLIQQQKQVEVLHTIVDNISHEFKTPIATLKIASKALKKEWNSEILPLIDRQISRLESLMAQLHNDETPDEMVEIQPEDWDFFIQDLAVTYPNIDFNLENSISQKLPFDKNLIETVIKNLCENSVKYGASAVTINTRNHSQHLEIEVSDNGQGMETKELNHIFEKFYRIQNNNIHNSKGLGLGLYFVKKIITMYGGKIEVSSKPQAGSTFKISIPYEN; the protein is encoded by the coding sequence ATGATAGCCAAGAGTAAAATTCTGATTTCGGTTTTTGCCGCTCTGTTCCTGCTTTTACTGGGAATACAGGTCTACTTTATGTATAAAACCTATCAGGTAAAAGAAAGGGATATCTACAGATCCGTGAATGACGGGCTTACCCATTTTACAGACAGTCTTGAAGACATCCAGGAGGTGAAAGAAAGAAATGATGACTCTCTTCAGGAAATCATTATCAGGTATCATAATAAGGAGATCAACAAAAGGAATTTTCTCAATTATTTTATAGAAAACAGGAAATCTGCCAGAGAAAGACTGATCCATTATATTGACAGCCGCTACCAGAAAGACGGGTATGAGATTTCCGCAAGAATCCGGTATCTTTCAATTGTCCATCTGCCAGACAGCGCAAAAGTAATTACAGAACCTATTGTTATTTTTGAGACACAGGATAAGCTTAAAAATCCACGTATCGCCAGTAATGGAAGCTGGGAAACCTCAACCACCAAAAGAGATGATACGGATAATGGGAAGGTTGAAAAAAAGAATAGTTTCCTGGTTAAAAGCCGGACAGATTTTGAGATTAAAAATATAAAAAGTATTGTTTTCAAAGAGCTTACCCTCCTGATCATTTGCTGTATTATACTTCTTGCAGGAGTTCTCTTGCTTTATATCTTCACGATCAGAAATCTGATTCAGCAGCAGAAGCAGGTAGAAGTTCTCCACACGATTGTGGATAACATATCACATGAGTTTAAAACTCCGATTGCTACTTTAAAAATAGCTTCCAAAGCATTAAAAAAAGAATGGAACTCGGAAATACTGCCTCTTATCGACCGCCAGATTTCCCGCCTTGAAAGCCTGATGGCTCAGCTTCATAACGACGAAACGCCGGATGAAATGGTTGAAATACAACCTGAAGATTGGGATTTTTTCATTCAGGATCTTGCGGTTACTTACCCGAACATTGATTTTAACCTTGAAAATAGCATCTCACAAAAGCTTCCTTTTGATAAAAACCTGATAGAAACCGTCATTAAAAATCTTTGCGAAAACAGTGTAAAATATGGCGCATCTGCTGTTACAATAAATACCCGCAACCATTCTCAACATCTGGAAATTGAAGTTTCAGATAATGGACAAGGCATGGAAACAAAAGAATTGAATCATATTTTTGAAAAATTCTACAGAATTCAGAACAATAACATCCACAACAGCAAAGGGCTGGGACTTGGACTTTACTTCGTTAAAAAAATCATTACAATGTACGGAGGTAAAATAGAAGTTTCCAGTAAACCTCAGGCAGGAAGTACTTTTAAAATATCAATTCCTTATGAAAACTAA